In Suttonella indologenes, one genomic interval encodes:
- the uppS gene encoding polyprenyl diphosphate synthase, whose protein sequence is MTELSAVPAHVAVIMDGNGRWAKQRMQPRSFGHRAGRKSVDKIVAAAVQAGIDTLTLFAFSTENWNRPAAEVELIMDVIRRSIAEESQRLKAQNIRMRILGSRERLSEEMCRQFDAAESLTADCTGMQLIFALNYSGQWEILQTCRNLLAQAQAGGLSEELSLQDFEAARPIADLPPVDLLIRSSGEMRISNFLLWELAYAELYFTETLWPDFDEQEFQRALAAYAQRDRRFGALCTT, encoded by the coding sequence ATGACGGAATTATCCGCCGTTCCTGCGCATGTTGCCGTCATTATGGACGGCAACGGACGTTGGGCAAAGCAAAGAATGCAGCCACGCAGCTTCGGGCATCGCGCAGGGCGCAAGAGCGTCGATAAGATTGTTGCCGCCGCCGTGCAGGCAGGGATCGACACGCTGACCTTATTTGCTTTTAGCACCGAGAATTGGAATCGTCCGGCGGCGGAAGTCGAGCTGATTATGGACGTGATTCGGCGCAGCATCGCCGAAGAGTCGCAGCGCCTGAAAGCGCAAAATATCCGCATGCGGATTTTAGGCTCAAGAGAGCGATTGAGCGAAGAGATGTGCCGCCAATTTGACGCAGCGGAGTCATTGACGGCGGATTGTACGGGCATGCAGTTGATTTTTGCCCTGAATTACAGCGGGCAATGGGAAATTTTGCAAACCTGCCGCAATTTATTGGCGCAGGCGCAAGCCGGCGGACTATCGGAAGAATTGTCGCTGCAAGATTTTGAGGCGGCACGCCCGATAGCGGATTTGCCGCCGGTGGATTTGCTGATTCGTAGCAGCGGCGAGATGCGGATTAGCAATTTTTTACTATGGGAATTGGCATATGCGGAGTTGTATTTCACAGAAACCCTATGGCCGGATTTCGACGAACAGGAATTTCAACGCGCTTTAGCCGCTTATGCGCAACGCGATCGCCGTTTCGGCGCATTATGTACGACTTAA
- the rseP gene encoding RIP metalloprotease RseP, whose product MIWGILGFLITIGVLVTIHEWGHFAVARFFGVKILRFSLGFGKPILSWTGKKDGTQYTLAPIPLGGFVQMYGEKDGEEIPAEDKARTFFGRPAWQRFLIAFAGPAVNLLFAILAFALLFMLGVKGISPTVLHVAPQSLAANAGLAVGDVITKIDGRTVKLATDAHVALATADRGVIEVQYQRDGQQGAVQLDLSALKAGDELNMAPVLGMYLADEWWPAKVGAVLTEKDRAAYRLHEGSTFAAAQMGLQAGDQILAINGEALQEHDGAFRISDKLFAMKPQDTVTLHILRDGQEFSISGQLGRQIVEDKTYPFLGVAWMRMPNRDFFARYEIVERYSPLTSLGKGVEKTVGYVRMTFAMFGRLIQRQISFDNMGGPITIGDAAGKTLKIGWEEFLNFLGIVSLSLAAINLLPIPMLDGGHMVFTALETIRGKGLSEKTMTWCYRIGTSLVLSFMALVLLNDLWRYVIR is encoded by the coding sequence ATGATTTGGGGAATTTTAGGATTTTTGATTACCATCGGCGTATTGGTCACGATTCACGAATGGGGACATTTTGCGGTAGCGCGCTTTTTCGGCGTTAAAATTCTGCGTTTTTCTTTGGGTTTTGGCAAACCGATTTTAAGTTGGACGGGTAAAAAAGACGGCACGCAATATACGCTAGCGCCGATTCCTCTAGGCGGATTCGTGCAAATGTACGGCGAAAAAGATGGCGAAGAGATTCCCGCAGAAGATAAGGCGCGGACCTTTTTCGGCCGTCCGGCATGGCAGCGGTTTTTGATTGCCTTTGCCGGTCCGGCGGTTAATCTGTTGTTTGCCATTTTGGCTTTTGCGCTCTTGTTTATGCTGGGTGTGAAAGGAATTTCGCCGACGGTATTGCACGTTGCGCCGCAGAGTTTGGCAGCTAATGCCGGCTTGGCAGTAGGCGATGTGATTACGAAAATTGACGGGCGGACGGTTAAATTGGCCACCGACGCCCATGTGGCATTGGCGACCGCCGATCGCGGCGTGATAGAGGTGCAATATCAGCGCGACGGACAGCAAGGAGCGGTGCAATTGGATTTATCGGCGCTGAAAGCGGGCGATGAGCTGAATATGGCACCCGTTTTGGGCATGTATTTGGCTGATGAATGGTGGCCGGCGAAAGTGGGTGCGGTGCTGACGGAAAAAGATCGCGCTGCTTACCGTCTGCATGAAGGCAGTACTTTTGCCGCCGCACAAATGGGTTTGCAGGCCGGCGATCAGATTTTGGCGATTAACGGCGAAGCCTTGCAGGAACATGACGGCGCTTTCCGCATCTCGGATAAACTGTTTGCGATGAAACCGCAGGATACGGTTACCCTGCATATTCTGCGCGACGGGCAGGAATTCAGCATAAGCGGACAGTTGGGGCGGCAAATCGTCGAGGACAAAACTTATCCTTTCTTAGGCGTGGCATGGATGCGGATGCCTAACCGCGATTTCTTCGCCCGATATGAAATTGTGGAGCGCTATTCTCCCCTGACGTCATTGGGCAAAGGCGTGGAAAAAACAGTTGGCTATGTACGCATGACTTTTGCCATGTTCGGACGCCTGATTCAGCGTCAAATCTCTTTTGACAATATGGGCGGCCCGATTACTATCGGCGATGCGGCGGGTAAAACCTTAAAAATCGGTTGGGAAGAATTTTTGAATTTCCTCGGCATTGTGAGCCTGTCTTTGGCGGCAATCAATTTATTGCCGATTCCGATGTTAGACGGCGGGCATATGGTCTTTACTGCACTGGAAACCATTCGCGGTAAAGGTTTGTCGGAAAAAACCATGACTTGGTGCTATCGGATCGGTACAAGCCTTGTGTTGAGTTTTATGGCCTTGGTCTTACTCAACGACCTGTGGCGCTATGTTATCCGCTAA
- a CDS encoding phosphatidate cytidylyltransferase, with protein sequence MKQRIISALIAIPLFISMLLLAPVGLFKLFWLATLGLTAYEVGKMFDFALRPSNLWMYVGLNGLLSAALLFFFPLTAAATGILYIGALLWLLAVPYVLKTYRFQVLSKGRDRYFALLCLIFHLAFAVAVMRVYQAVAGIGLLTLLVLIWASDAGAYFIGRQIGKTPFSPQISPNKTWEGFVGGLLLAALCTLLWLFCFSDHPLLQSFSAKILFFVSSLAALVYAALGDLYESLLKRRAGVKDSGRIMPGHGGVYDRIDSWLPAIVIWALTFEWLRMI encoded by the coding sequence ATGAAACAGCGTATTATCTCTGCCCTTATCGCCATACCGCTGTTTATTAGCATGCTGTTGCTCGCGCCTGTCGGGCTGTTTAAATTGTTTTGGCTGGCGACCTTGGGTCTGACGGCGTATGAGGTGGGCAAAATGTTTGATTTCGCCCTGCGTCCGAGCAATTTGTGGATGTATGTAGGCTTGAACGGTTTATTAAGCGCCGCCTTATTGTTCTTTTTTCCGCTGACTGCGGCGGCGACGGGGATTTTATATATCGGCGCCTTGTTGTGGCTGTTGGCGGTTCCCTATGTATTGAAAACCTACCGTTTTCAAGTCTTGTCCAAAGGGCGCGACCGTTATTTCGCGCTGCTATGCCTTATTTTTCATTTGGCTTTTGCGGTGGCAGTCATGCGGGTCTATCAGGCGGTAGCAGGTATCGGACTCTTAACTTTATTGGTCTTGATTTGGGCAAGCGATGCGGGGGCTTATTTTATCGGCAGACAGATTGGCAAAACGCCGTTTTCGCCGCAAATCAGCCCGAATAAAACCTGGGAAGGCTTTGTCGGCGGCTTGCTTTTAGCCGCATTATGCACGCTTTTGTGGCTGTTTTGCTTTTCCGATCACCCTTTATTACAGAGTTTTTCGGCAAAAATACTCTTCTTTGTTTCGAGCCTTGCGGCATTGGTCTATGCCGCTTTGGGCGATTTGTATGAAAGTTTATTAAAACGTCGCGCCGGAGTAAAAGATAGCGGGCGCATCATGCCGGGACATGGCGGCGTTTACGACCGCATCGATAGTTGGCTGCCCGCCATCGTCATATGGGCGCTGACTTTCGAATGGCTGCGTATGATTTAA
- a CDS encoding UPF0149 family protein gives MPTLNYAALAALIAQEGWWFDGAELHGILSAFSAFNQAALAPNLLAEADAQQLSEELLAHCDSSLQDNSLTYQLLLSDEEPLFLRAESLVNWCQGFLLAYQFMQEQGKLEIKDESIGQFIAELREIAELDTTLEDNEDNARQLTDIEEHCRLGVLMIYAEYHR, from the coding sequence ATGCCCACACTAAATTATGCTGCTCTCGCCGCTTTAATCGCTCAAGAAGGCTGGTGGTTTGACGGCGCAGAACTGCACGGCATACTCAGTGCATTTTCCGCCTTCAATCAAGCCGCCCTCGCTCCCAACCTGCTGGCAGAAGCCGATGCGCAGCAGTTAAGCGAGGAATTGCTGGCACATTGCGACAGCAGTTTGCAAGACAATTCCCTGACTTATCAACTCTTGCTCAGCGACGAAGAGCCGCTGTTCTTGCGCGCCGAAAGCCTCGTGAATTGGTGCCAGGGATTTTTGCTGGCTTATCAATTCATGCAGGAACAGGGCAAATTAGAAATCAAAGACGAAAGCATCGGACAATTCATTGCGGAACTGCGCGAAATTGCCGAATTAGATACCACCTTGGAAGATAATGAAGACAATGCTCGCCAATTAACCGATATAGAAGAACATTGCCGTCTGGGAGTGCTGATGATTTATGCGGAATATCACCGCTGA
- the rpsB gene encoding 30S ribosomal protein S2: MSQVSMRELFEAGAHFGHRTRFWNPKMAPYIYGKRGDIHIINLEKTVPMLNDALNFLGTVVANGGRVMFVGTKRSASEAVEKAASRCGMPYVNFRWLGGMMTNFKTIRQSIRRLEEIEKMSEDGTYAKLAKKEVIIIEREREKLARALSGIRNMKQLPDVLFVIDVGHEDIAIQEARKLGIPVIGIVDTNGNIDGVDYIIPGNDDSVRAIRLYVESVADAVEAAKRTAVNRGQEDAAEKLEESVNEAEEAAQEDAE; encoded by the coding sequence ATGAGTCAAGTTAGCATGCGAGAACTCTTTGAAGCAGGCGCTCACTTTGGTCACCGTACCCGTTTTTGGAATCCGAAAATGGCACCTTACATCTACGGCAAGCGTGGTGACATTCATATCATTAACTTGGAAAAAACCGTCCCGATGCTCAACGATGCCTTGAATTTCTTAGGCACGGTTGTCGCTAACGGCGGACGCGTCATGTTTGTCGGCACGAAGCGCAGCGCTTCCGAAGCCGTTGAAAAAGCAGCTAGCCGCTGCGGCATGCCTTATGTCAATTTCCGCTGGTTGGGCGGCATGATGACAAACTTCAAAACCATCCGCCAATCGATTCGCCGCTTAGAAGAAATTGAAAAAATGAGCGAAGACGGCACTTATGCCAAATTAGCGAAAAAAGAAGTCATCATCATCGAGCGCGAGCGCGAAAAATTAGCGCGTGCCTTATCAGGCATCCGCAACATGAAGCAATTGCCCGACGTATTGTTCGTTATTGACGTGGGTCATGAAGACATCGCCATTCAAGAAGCGCGCAAATTGGGCATTCCGGTTATCGGCATAGTCGATACCAACGGCAATATCGACGGCGTGGATTACATCATTCCGGGCAATGACGACTCTGTGCGCGCTATCCGTCTGTATGTCGAATCTGTCGCCGATGCGGTAGAAGCGGCAAAACGCACTGCAGTCAACCGCGGTCAAGAAGATGCGGCGGAGAAACTGGAAGAAAGCGTAAACGAAGCTGAAGAAGCGGCACAAGAAGACGCCGAATAA
- the frr gene encoding ribosome recycling factor — translation MLDPIFKDADERMNKSLQSLDVALSKIRTGRANVGLLDHIEVEYYGAMVPLSQAANVSVSDYRTLMIQIWERDMVSKIEKAIINSDLGLTPNTAGQNIHINLPPLTEERRKEMVKVVKKEGEDAKVAVRNIRRDANNEIAKLLADKQISEDDQRRGETEVQKLTDKHVEKIDAALVAKEKELMEM, via the coding sequence ATGTTAGATCCGATTTTTAAAGACGCTGACGAGCGTATGAATAAGTCTTTGCAGTCATTGGACGTAGCTTTAAGCAAAATCCGCACAGGGCGCGCCAATGTGGGCTTGCTCGATCATATCGAAGTGGAATATTACGGGGCGATGGTGCCTTTGTCGCAGGCGGCGAATGTGAGCGTCAGCGATTACCGCACCCTGATGATTCAAATCTGGGAGCGCGATATGGTCAGCAAAATCGAAAAAGCCATTATCAATTCCGATTTGGGATTAACGCCGAATACCGCCGGGCAGAATATTCACATCAATTTGCCGCCTTTAACCGAGGAGCGCCGCAAAGAGATGGTTAAAGTCGTGAAAAAAGAAGGCGAAGATGCCAAAGTTGCGGTGCGCAATATCCGCCGCGATGCCAATAATGAGATTGCCAAACTGCTTGCGGATAAGCAGATTTCCGAAGACGATCAACGCCGCGGCGAAACCGAAGTGCAAAAGCTGACCGATAAGCACGTCGAGAAAATCGATGCGGCTTTGGTGGCAAAAGAAAAAGAACTGATGGAAATGTAA
- the tsf gene encoding translation elongation factor Ts has product MSISAQLVKELRERTGAGMMECKKALVETNGDIEAAVDHMRKTGLAKADKKAGRIAAEGTLVFSASADNKEITLAEVNCETDFVAMGDEFQAFAKRVAEVAREQGLTNVEALSAAEFANGVSIDDRRRELIAKIGENMSVRRVITLKTAAGILGSYLHGKKIGVLVEIEGGDAELAKDLAMQVAAGNPIALDAQSLPQDFLDRENEIHRSKAQDSGKPANVIEKMVEGAMKKLFSEVTLLGQKFIKDQDITIEELLKRKNAKVIQYVRYELGEGIEKEESDFVAEVMAQAKGQ; this is encoded by the coding sequence ATGTCTATTTCTGCACAATTAGTGAAAGAGCTGCGCGAGCGTACCGGCGCAGGCATGATGGAGTGCAAAAAAGCGCTCGTCGAAACCAATGGCGATATTGAAGCGGCCGTTGACCATATGCGTAAAACCGGTTTGGCGAAAGCGGATAAAAAAGCCGGCCGTATTGCTGCCGAAGGCACTTTGGTATTCTCGGCCAGTGCCGATAACAAAGAAATCACTTTGGCTGAAGTGAATTGCGAAACCGATTTCGTGGCCATGGGCGATGAATTCCAAGCCTTTGCAAAACGTGTGGCGGAAGTGGCGCGCGAGCAAGGATTGACCAATGTGGAAGCCTTGTCTGCCGCTGAATTTGCCAATGGCGTCAGCATTGATGACCGCCGCCGCGAGCTGATTGCCAAAATCGGTGAAAATATGTCGGTGCGTCGTGTAATTACCTTAAAAACCGCCGCAGGCATTTTGGGTTCTTATCTGCATGGCAAGAAAATCGGCGTTTTGGTGGAAATCGAAGGCGGCGACGCGGAATTGGCAAAAGATTTGGCGATGCAGGTTGCCGCAGGCAATCCGATTGCTTTAGATGCGCAATCTCTGCCGCAGGATTTCTTGGATCGTGAAAACGAAATTCACCGCAGCAAAGCACAAGATTCCGGCAAACCGGCGAATGTGATTGAAAAAATGGTGGAAGGCGCGATGAAAAAATTGTTCAGCGAAGTCACTTTGCTCGGACAAAAATTCATCAAAGACCAAGATATTACTATCGAAGAATTACTGAAGCGCAAAAATGCCAAAGTCATTCAATATGTCCGCTATGAACTGGGCGAAGGCATCGAAAAAGAAGAATCTGATTTCGTTGCCGAAGTCATGGCGCAGGCAAAAGGTCAATAA
- the pyrH gene encoding UMP kinase, whose product MNVENKTPKYRRILLKMSGEALMGEQQFGLDANVVRRIAGEIAVLNRAGVEVAIVIGGGNLFRGAQLAALGMERVAGDHMGMLATLMNALAMQDALEQLEVPVRVMSALRVDEVCEPFIRRRAIRHLEKGSVVICAAGTGNPFFTTDSAASLRAIELEVDAMFKATKVDGVYSKDPKKHADAVKYDEMSYQQVLTENLQVMDATSIVMCRDNEMPLLVFDMTKPDEIIRAVFDEAVGTVIHS is encoded by the coding sequence ATGAATGTAGAGAATAAAACGCCGAAATATCGCCGTATTTTGTTGAAAATGAGCGGCGAGGCTTTGATGGGCGAGCAGCAGTTCGGCTTGGATGCTAATGTGGTGCGCCGCATTGCCGGCGAGATTGCGGTATTAAATCGTGCAGGTGTGGAAGTCGCCATTGTCATCGGCGGCGGCAATTTGTTCCGCGGCGCGCAATTGGCGGCTTTAGGCATGGAACGCGTTGCCGGCGATCATATGGGTATGTTGGCGACGTTGATGAATGCTTTGGCGATGCAGGACGCTTTGGAACAGCTCGAAGTGCCGGTGCGCGTGATGTCGGCTCTGCGCGTGGACGAGGTTTGCGAACCGTTTATCCGCCGCCGCGCGATTCGCCATTTGGAAAAGGGCAGTGTGGTGATCTGTGCCGCAGGAACGGGCAATCCTTTCTTTACTACGGATTCGGCGGCGAGTTTGCGCGCGATTGAATTGGAAGTCGATGCCATGTTTAAGGCAACAAAAGTTGATGGCGTCTATTCCAAAGATCCGAAAAAACATGCCGATGCGGTAAAATATGATGAAATGAGCTATCAGCAGGTGCTGACAGAGAATTTGCAGGTGATGGATGCGACCTCCATCGTGATGTGTCGCGATAATGAAATGCCTTTATTGGTTTTCGATATGACGAAACCTGATGAAATTATCCGCGCGGTCTTTGACGAGGCTGTGGGAACCGTGATTCATTCTTAA